From the genome of Lotus japonicus ecotype B-129 chromosome 6, LjGifu_v1.2, one region includes:
- the LOC130725578 gene encoding uncharacterized protein LOC130725578 translates to MDCEMETQASNPPDGGGGGSLHREKPPEGDGKTHRMSFRDKLMGGAKADAPKERVDLFEQGKMRMEFVGGDPRLPRIVVDKSVIENMCAPWKEALVVCLLGKKLGYRVMKAKLASTWRLSGDFELLDVGNGFFMVKFDVVEDRNKVIGGGPWMIFDHYLAVSTWSAEFISPAAKVKKTLAWIRIPGLNVAFYDESFLMSVAQVIGTPIRVDINTLRGERGRFARICVELDLSKPVYGKIMIEDYWYNIEYEGLHIICTKCGCYGHRSRECTTPPQSKVKEKEQAEPQMKENEMSVEEGANSTPPGGVAGGHKVQPEPRNDIETVAHEVMESPTIVATNNDDCMEVANSKEGGPQKKISNLKPPEEIFGEWMVVSKKKKKLTKQMAQKVEVKTNKDKGVNANHGQHKSKTNHGALKSKEVKSMLPSLQPKNVQGLKFGIGSGLATTSTSDTKKRRARGEEWETAVRDMKAKEIKMGPSSSNKIVFGGSSESFGEIDDYMARLRNLPANGYRDTAGSSRPMGITIHDK, encoded by the coding sequence ATGGACTGTGAGATGGAGACGCAAGCCTCCAACCCCCCggacggcggtggtggtggttctcTGCACAGGGAAAAGCCCCCGGAAGGGGACGGGAAAACGCATCGTATGTCATTCAGGGACAAACTCATGGGAGGGGCGAAGGCTGATGCCCCGAAGGAAAGAGTGGATCTTTTTGAGCAGGGAAAGATGAGAATGGAATTTGTGGGGGGTGACCCGAGACTACCAAGAATTGTGGTGGATAAGTCTGTCATTGAGAACATGTGTGCTCCTTGGAAAGAGGCCCTGGTGGTGTGCCTTCTAGGCAAAAAATTGGGATACCGGGTGATGAAAGCTAAGCTGGCGTCTACCTGGAGATTATCAGGAGATTTTGAATTGTTGGATGTGGGAAATGGGTTCTTCATGGTCAAGTTTGACGTGGTGGAGGATCGTAATAAGGTGATTGGGGGAGGTCCGTGGATGATCTTTGATCATTATCTAGCGGTATCCACTTGGAGTGCGGAATTCATTTCACCAGCGGCAAAAGTGAAGAAGACTCTAGCCTGGATTCGTATCCCAGGATTGAATGTGGCTTTCTATGACGAAAGCTTCCTGATGTCTGTGGCTCAAGTGATTGGTACGCCAATTCGAGTAGATATCAACACGCTACGAGGTGAACGAGGTCGCTTTGCAAGGATCTGTGTCGAACTGGATTTATCCAAGCCGGTCTACGGGAAAATCATGATTGAGGATTATTGGTACAACATAGAATATGAGGGTCTTCACATCATCTGCACCAAATGTGGGTGCTATGGACACAGGAGCAGGGAATGCACCACTCCACCTCAATCGAAGGTGAaagagaaagagcaagcagaaccGCAGATGAAGGAGAACGAGATGTCAGTTGAAGAGGGTGCTAACTCAACGCCGCCAGGCGGCGTGGCGGGCGGACACAAGGTGCAACCCGAGCCCAGAAACGACATTGAAACGGTTGCCCATGAGGTGATGGAATCTCCGACAATTGTGGCAACCAATAATGATGATTGCATGGAAGTTGCTAATTCTAAGGAGGGGGGCCCACAGAAAAAGATTTCAAATTTGAAACCACCAGAGGAAATATTTGGTGAGTGGATGGTGgtttcaaagaagaaaaagaaactgacgaaaCAGATGGCTCAAAAAGTGGAAGTCAAAACCAATAAAGACAAGGGAGTTAATGCTAATCATGGGCAGCATAAATCAAAAACCAATCATGGGGCTCTAAAATCCAAGGAGGTGAAGTCAATGCTACCTAGTCTTCAGCCTAAGAATGTGCAAGGCTTGAAATTTGGCATTGGTAGTGGGCTCGCAACAACTTCAACAAGTGATACAAAAAAGAGAAGGGCGCGTGGAGAAGAGTGGGAGACAGCGGTGCGTGATATGAAGGCAAAGGAAATTAAAATGGGGCCCTCAAGTAGTAACAAAATTGTTTTTGGGGGTTCCAGTGAGAGTTTTGGAGAAATAGATGACTACATGGCAAGGTTAAGAAACCTCCCTGCTAATGGATATAGGGATACTGCAGGCTCAAGCAGGCCTATGGGAATTACAATTCATGATAAGTAA
- the LOC130725579 gene encoding NAC domain-containing protein 83-like, with protein sequence MTYKDKDGNVRLLPGYKFDPTDEVLVGYYLKRRVFAQPLPFQIIQDFDLFQTEPWGLPGGVINGKKFNGRKCFFYNTMGRDLENFDVRVVGSGEWRVMEKEKDVHIPQNNQVVGKRNTLNFWEVQGICAKRTKWVMHEFLLALIANPTKSKNEKKLNSTKESNAESFNGGKNNGSAEVKDLLK encoded by the exons ATGACTTATAAGGACAAGGATGGAAATGTTAGGCTGCTACCTGGGTACAAGTTTGATCCAACTGATGAGGTTCTTGTGGGTTATTACTTGAAGAGGAGGGTCTTTGCTCAACCTCTTCCTTTTCAAATCATCCAAGATTTTGATCTGTTTCAGACTGAGCCATGGGGTCTGCCAGGAGGAGTGATAA ATGGAAAAAAATTCAATGGGCGCAAGTGCTTCTTCTACAACACTATGGGTCGTgaccttgaaaattttgatgtTAGAGTTGTTGGAAGTGGCGAGTGGAGAGTtatggagaaagaaaaagatgtTCACATCCCTCAAAACAATCAGGTGGTTGGGAAGAGAAACACCTTAAATTTCTGGGAAGTGCAAGGAATATGTGCTAAGAGGACCAAATGGGTGATGCATGAGTTCCTCCTTGCGTTAATAGCTAACCCAACTAAG AGTAAGAATGAAAAGAAGTTGAATAGCACTAAAGAGTCTAATGCCGAAAGTTTCAACGGTGGTAAAAATAATGGAAGTGCTGAAGTCAAAGATCTATTGAAGTAA
- the LOC130726789 gene encoding GATA transcription factor 21-like, with translation MTPTYQYEVSSMPFDLNYEDHSHQLFNTNHDQASSSLSCSTLYNPDQDQEARSYYMEPQPLQSDHQEAEKAVPSSGSWDHPAVEKDENYRSDLKLSTVRKKLENGNENLQGDHHQEDSSAKWMPLKIRMKRRLMVSDQTSSDHAIAGIQSTDEHKQENQKLPLPQHLRSTDNSSCNIPSNNNSNIPAVRVCADCNTTKTPLWRGGPRGPKTLCNACGIRQRKARRALAAASTAAANGAPLMAAADQKPHVKRNHKLQIKGKKSKTELKKKPNLGGGGTKKLGSEELTISLSKSLALPQDEKDAAILLMALSHGLLHGFPSHRYLDL, from the exons ATGACACCAACTTATCAGTATGAGGTATCTTCTATGCCTTTTGATCTTAATTATGAAGATCACAGTCACCAGCTCTTCAATACAAACCATGATCAAGCCTCTTCTTCATTATCATGTTCTACGCTCTACAACCCGGATCAAGATCAAGAAGCTAGATCTTACTACATGGAACCACAGCCCTTACAAAGTGATCATCAAGAG GCAGAGAAGGCTGTTCCTTCTAGCGGATCATGGGATCATCCAGCAGTTGAAAAGGATGAAAACTACAGAAGTGACCTCAAGCTGAGTACTGTCCGGAAGAAATTAGAAAATGGGAATGAAAATCTTCAAGGTGATCATCATCAGGAGGATAGTTCAGCAAAGTGGATGCCTTTAAAGATAAGAATGAAGCGGAGACTGATGGTATCGGATCAAACGAGTTCTGATCACGCCATAGCAGGAATCCAAAGCACTGATGAGCATAAGCAAGAAAATCAAAAGCTACCATTACCACAACATCTAAGAAGTACTGACAATAGCAGCTGCAACATTCCTTCAAACAACAACAGTAATATCCCTGCTGTTAGGGTTTGTGCTGATTGCAACACCACCAAGACCCCTCTCTGGAGGGGTGGACCAAGAGGTCCCAAG ACACTTTGCAACGCCTGTGGGATTCGACAAAGGAAAGCGAGACGTGCCCTTGCCGCCGCTTCTACTGCTGCTGCAAATGGCGCCCCTCTCATGGCGGCAGCTGATCAGAAACCTCATGTGAAGAGAAATCACAAGTTGCAAATCAAAGGGAAGAAGTCCAAAACTGAGTTGAAAAAGAAGCCTAACCTTGGAGGGGGAGGTACAAAGAAGCTTGGTTCCGAGGAATTGACAATAAGCTTGAGTAAGAGCTTGGCTTTGCCACAGGATGAGAAGGATGCTGCAATCTTGCTCATGGCTTTGTCTCATGGCCTGCTTCATGGCTTCCCCTCACATCGTTACTTAGATTTATAA
- the LOC130726849 gene encoding uncharacterized protein LOC130726849 isoform X1, with protein sequence MPGTILVSVLEFMDLPLSSSTSIRASMGKIEYQITDKGDFSFPLTSLRDDLILKIQDDEGNEISRSGVQIRLILQKGVWEDIFPLGEGHLNLKLQVILNDKERDRIRMMRESALKKKHDELLSSNRRGAESDTSTVVGNAGLPFRTNDEVSELPKGHLQHEAASQLKSPVGICDDKEPGTRNVVGAMLDQQQLNQNIADRYNETSSTKPVSQAVNLTQIQHKGKKPANQSPSEKQPQRIGSSKDMAILLSSERVDALTKNLSEPNLREYGLQYSEKKSTLGRTPSNVRKMISAFEGGLPKDMKSHIKPPPTKYQASTTDTEETSKARHSEIDKSWNTKPENFLEEGEKSSSLVRNMQKAPVHFGESRDHMKQLNNVSPEETQQLKELSTIKTLNKQTVSNDRKRFKVSYNTDKEEEKSDKVLMRTSAFETVTMSGTMPEKHSPQKLDSVAHFGDKYHSFESSGVWIFPEEPKKICITTSSKNVMDRVESQATKRLSHQRSLESSKIENIEKNAAHAGTRTEGSKYEKIQEIEDSKTKTSDDNGDDDSGGPIHQVLKIAIMVGFGILVLLTRQRKRRTKEKTT encoded by the exons ATGCCAGGAACTATCCTGGTTTCAG TGCTGGAATTCATGGATCTTCCATTATCTTCATCAACATCCATAAGGG CTTCCATGGGGAAAATAGAGTACCAAATCACTGATAAAGGAGACTTTTCCTT CCCTTTAACTAGCCTCCGCGAcgatttgattttgaaaattcaGGATGATGAGGGGAATGAAATATCACGTTCAG GTGTTCAAATCAGGTTGATATTACAGAAAGGTGTTTGGGAAGACATCTTCCCCCTTGGGGAAGGGCACTTGAATTTGAAGTTGCAAGTCATCCTTAATGATAAAGAGCGCGACAGAATTCGTATGATG AGAGAATCTGCATTAAAGAAAAAACATGATGAGCTTCTTAGTAGCAATCGAAGAGGCGCAGAAAGTGATACTAGTACGGTTGTTGGCAATGCTGGATTACCCTTCCGCACAAATGATGAGGTCTCAG AATTACCAAAGGGGCACCTTCAACATGAAGCAGCTTCCCAATTGAAAAGTCCTGTTGGTATCTGCGATGACAAAGAACCTGGTACTAGAAATGTCGTTGGGGCTATGCTTGATCAGCAACAGCTAAACCAA AACATTGCAGATCGATATAACGAGACCTCATCAACAAAACCTGTGTCACAAGCAGTCAATCTCACTCAAATACAACACAAGGGTAAGAAGCCTGCCAATCAATCACCGTCTGAGAAACAGCCTCAAAGAATTGGCAGTTCAAAAGATATGGCGATTTTGTTAAGCTCGGAAAGAGTTGATGCTCTAACAAAGAATCTGTCAGAACCTAATCTAAGGGAATATGGTCTTCAATATTCTGAGAAGAAGAGCACACTGGGTAGGACTCCAAGTAACGTGAGGAAAATGATTAGTGCTTTTGAAGGTGGTCTGCCTAAG GATATGAAATCACATATTAAACCACCTCCAACAAAGTATCAAGCGAGTACAACTGATACCGAAGAAACTTCCAAGGCTCGGCACTCGGAGATAGATAAGTCATGGAACACAAAGCCAGAAAACTTCTTAGAAGAAGGGGAGAAAAGTTCCTCTCTGGTACGGAACATGCAAAAAGCCCCAGTACATTTTGGAGAAAGTAGAGATCACATGAAGCAGCTTAATAATGTATCACCTGAGGAAACCCAGCAGTTGAAGGAGTTGAGCACCATAAAGACCCTAAACAAACAAACAGTTTCAAATGACAGAAAAAGATTCAAAGTATCATACAATACAgataaagaagaagagaaaagtgACAAAGTTTTGATGAGAACATCTGCATTTGAAACAGTTACAATGTCAGGAACGATGCCTGAGAAGCATTCACCTCAAAAATTGGATTCGGTTGCGCACTTTGGTGACAAGTATCACTCTTTTGAAAGTTCTGGAGTCTGGATATTTCCAGAAGAACCAAAAAAGATTTGTATAACAACTAGTAGTAAAAATGTAATGGACAGAGTGGAAAGTCAGGCTACAAAGCGCTTAAGCCATCAAAGAAGTTTGGAATCctcaaaaatagaaaacattgAAAAG AATGCAGCACACGCTGGCACTAGAACTGAGGGGAGCAAGTATGAAAAAATACAGGAAATTGAAGATTCAAAGACCAAGACTTCTGATGATAATGGAGATGATGATTCTGGAGGGCCAATTCATCAG GTACTTAAAATTGCAATCATGGTCGGGTTTGGGATACTTGTTCTCCTTACCAGACAGAGAAAAAGaag AACGAAGGAGAAGACGACCTGA
- the LOC130726849 gene encoding uncharacterized protein LOC130726849 isoform X2, whose amino-acid sequence MPGTILVSVLEFMDLPLSSSTSIRASMGKIEYQITDKGDFSFPLTSLRDDLILKIQDDEGNEISRSGVQIRLILQKGVWEDIFPLGEGHLNLKLQVILNDKERDRIRMMRESALKKKHDELLSSNRRGAESDTSTVVGNAGLPFRTNDEVSELPKGHLQHEAASQLKSPVGICDDKEPGTRNVVGAMLDQQQLNQNIADRYNETSSTKPVSQAVNLTQIQHKGKKPANQSPSEKQPQRIGSSKDMAILLSSERVDALTKNLSEPNLREYGLQYSEKKSTLGRTPSNVRKMISAFEGGLPKDMKSHIKPPPTKYQASTTDTEETSKARHSEIDKSWNTKPENFLEEGEKSSSLVRNMQKAPVHFGESRDHMKQLNNVSPEETQQLKELSTIKTLNKQTVSNDRKRFKVSYNTDKEEEKSDKVLMRTSAFETVTMSGTMPEKHSPQKLDSVAHFGDKYHSFESSGVWIFPEEPKKICITTSSKNVMDRVESQATKRLSHQRSLESSKIENIEKKF is encoded by the exons ATGCCAGGAACTATCCTGGTTTCAG TGCTGGAATTCATGGATCTTCCATTATCTTCATCAACATCCATAAGGG CTTCCATGGGGAAAATAGAGTACCAAATCACTGATAAAGGAGACTTTTCCTT CCCTTTAACTAGCCTCCGCGAcgatttgattttgaaaattcaGGATGATGAGGGGAATGAAATATCACGTTCAG GTGTTCAAATCAGGTTGATATTACAGAAAGGTGTTTGGGAAGACATCTTCCCCCTTGGGGAAGGGCACTTGAATTTGAAGTTGCAAGTCATCCTTAATGATAAAGAGCGCGACAGAATTCGTATGATG AGAGAATCTGCATTAAAGAAAAAACATGATGAGCTTCTTAGTAGCAATCGAAGAGGCGCAGAAAGTGATACTAGTACGGTTGTTGGCAATGCTGGATTACCCTTCCGCACAAATGATGAGGTCTCAG AATTACCAAAGGGGCACCTTCAACATGAAGCAGCTTCCCAATTGAAAAGTCCTGTTGGTATCTGCGATGACAAAGAACCTGGTACTAGAAATGTCGTTGGGGCTATGCTTGATCAGCAACAGCTAAACCAA AACATTGCAGATCGATATAACGAGACCTCATCAACAAAACCTGTGTCACAAGCAGTCAATCTCACTCAAATACAACACAAGGGTAAGAAGCCTGCCAATCAATCACCGTCTGAGAAACAGCCTCAAAGAATTGGCAGTTCAAAAGATATGGCGATTTTGTTAAGCTCGGAAAGAGTTGATGCTCTAACAAAGAATCTGTCAGAACCTAATCTAAGGGAATATGGTCTTCAATATTCTGAGAAGAAGAGCACACTGGGTAGGACTCCAAGTAACGTGAGGAAAATGATTAGTGCTTTTGAAGGTGGTCTGCCTAAG GATATGAAATCACATATTAAACCACCTCCAACAAAGTATCAAGCGAGTACAACTGATACCGAAGAAACTTCCAAGGCTCGGCACTCGGAGATAGATAAGTCATGGAACACAAAGCCAGAAAACTTCTTAGAAGAAGGGGAGAAAAGTTCCTCTCTGGTACGGAACATGCAAAAAGCCCCAGTACATTTTGGAGAAAGTAGAGATCACATGAAGCAGCTTAATAATGTATCACCTGAGGAAACCCAGCAGTTGAAGGAGTTGAGCACCATAAAGACCCTAAACAAACAAACAGTTTCAAATGACAGAAAAAGATTCAAAGTATCATACAATACAgataaagaagaagagaaaagtgACAAAGTTTTGATGAGAACATCTGCATTTGAAACAGTTACAATGTCAGGAACGATGCCTGAGAAGCATTCACCTCAAAAATTGGATTCGGTTGCGCACTTTGGTGACAAGTATCACTCTTTTGAAAGTTCTGGAGTCTGGATATTTCCAGAAGAACCAAAAAAGATTTGTATAACAACTAGTAGTAAAAATGTAATGGACAGAGTGGAAAGTCAGGCTACAAAGCGCTTAAGCCATCAAAGAAGTTTGGAATCctcaaaaatagaaaacattgAAAAG AAATTCtga
- the LOC130726849 gene encoding uncharacterized protein LOC130726849 isoform X3, translating to MMRESALKKKHDELLSSNRRGAESDTSTVVGNAGLPFRTNDEVSELPKGHLQHEAASQLKSPVGICDDKEPGTRNVVGAMLDQQQLNQNIADRYNETSSTKPVSQAVNLTQIQHKGKKPANQSPSEKQPQRIGSSKDMAILLSSERVDALTKNLSEPNLREYGLQYSEKKSTLGRTPSNVRKMISAFEGGLPKDMKSHIKPPPTKYQASTTDTEETSKARHSEIDKSWNTKPENFLEEGEKSSSLVRNMQKAPVHFGESRDHMKQLNNVSPEETQQLKELSTIKTLNKQTVSNDRKRFKVSYNTDKEEEKSDKVLMRTSAFETVTMSGTMPEKHSPQKLDSVAHFGDKYHSFESSGVWIFPEEPKKICITTSSKNVMDRVESQATKRLSHQRSLESSKIENIEKNAAHAGTRTEGSKYEKIQEIEDSKTKTSDDNGDDDSGGPIHQVLKIAIMVGFGILVLLTRQRKRRTKEKTT from the exons ATGATG AGAGAATCTGCATTAAAGAAAAAACATGATGAGCTTCTTAGTAGCAATCGAAGAGGCGCAGAAAGTGATACTAGTACGGTTGTTGGCAATGCTGGATTACCCTTCCGCACAAATGATGAGGTCTCAG AATTACCAAAGGGGCACCTTCAACATGAAGCAGCTTCCCAATTGAAAAGTCCTGTTGGTATCTGCGATGACAAAGAACCTGGTACTAGAAATGTCGTTGGGGCTATGCTTGATCAGCAACAGCTAAACCAA AACATTGCAGATCGATATAACGAGACCTCATCAACAAAACCTGTGTCACAAGCAGTCAATCTCACTCAAATACAACACAAGGGTAAGAAGCCTGCCAATCAATCACCGTCTGAGAAACAGCCTCAAAGAATTGGCAGTTCAAAAGATATGGCGATTTTGTTAAGCTCGGAAAGAGTTGATGCTCTAACAAAGAATCTGTCAGAACCTAATCTAAGGGAATATGGTCTTCAATATTCTGAGAAGAAGAGCACACTGGGTAGGACTCCAAGTAACGTGAGGAAAATGATTAGTGCTTTTGAAGGTGGTCTGCCTAAG GATATGAAATCACATATTAAACCACCTCCAACAAAGTATCAAGCGAGTACAACTGATACCGAAGAAACTTCCAAGGCTCGGCACTCGGAGATAGATAAGTCATGGAACACAAAGCCAGAAAACTTCTTAGAAGAAGGGGAGAAAAGTTCCTCTCTGGTACGGAACATGCAAAAAGCCCCAGTACATTTTGGAGAAAGTAGAGATCACATGAAGCAGCTTAATAATGTATCACCTGAGGAAACCCAGCAGTTGAAGGAGTTGAGCACCATAAAGACCCTAAACAAACAAACAGTTTCAAATGACAGAAAAAGATTCAAAGTATCATACAATACAgataaagaagaagagaaaagtgACAAAGTTTTGATGAGAACATCTGCATTTGAAACAGTTACAATGTCAGGAACGATGCCTGAGAAGCATTCACCTCAAAAATTGGATTCGGTTGCGCACTTTGGTGACAAGTATCACTCTTTTGAAAGTTCTGGAGTCTGGATATTTCCAGAAGAACCAAAAAAGATTTGTATAACAACTAGTAGTAAAAATGTAATGGACAGAGTGGAAAGTCAGGCTACAAAGCGCTTAAGCCATCAAAGAAGTTTGGAATCctcaaaaatagaaaacattgAAAAG AATGCAGCACACGCTGGCACTAGAACTGAGGGGAGCAAGTATGAAAAAATACAGGAAATTGAAGATTCAAAGACCAAGACTTCTGATGATAATGGAGATGATGATTCTGGAGGGCCAATTCATCAG GTACTTAAAATTGCAATCATGGTCGGGTTTGGGATACTTGTTCTCCTTACCAGACAGAGAAAAAGaag AACGAAGGAGAAGACGACCTGA
- the LOC130726849 gene encoding uncharacterized protein LOC130726849 isoform X4, with protein sequence MMSFLVAIEEAQKVILVRLLAMLDYPSAQMMSAPSSKELPKGHLQHEAASQLKSPVGICDDKEPGTRNVVGAMLDQQQLNQNIADRYNETSSTKPVSQAVNLTQIQHKGKKPANQSPSEKQPQRIGSSKDMAILLSSERVDALTKNLSEPNLREYGLQYSEKKSTLGRTPSNVRKMISAFEGGLPKDMKSHIKPPPTKYQASTTDTEETSKARHSEIDKSWNTKPENFLEEGEKSSSLVRNMQKAPVHFGESRDHMKQLNNVSPEETQQLKELSTIKTLNKQTVSNDRKRFKVSYNTDKEEEKSDKVLMRTSAFETVTMSGTMPEKHSPQKLDSVAHFGDKYHSFESSGVWIFPEEPKKICITTSSKNVMDRVESQATKRLSHQRSLESSKIENIEKNAAHAGTRTEGSKYEKIQEIEDSKTKTSDDNGDDDSGGPIHQVLKIAIMVGFGILVLLTRQRKRRTKEKTT encoded by the exons ATGATGAGCTTCTTAGTAGCAATCGAAGAGGCGCAGAAAGTGATACTAGTACGGTTGTTGGCAATGCTGGATTACCCTTCCGCACAAATGATGAG TGCTCCATCTTCTAAAGAATTACCAAAGGGGCACCTTCAACATGAAGCAGCTTCCCAATTGAAAAGTCCTGTTGGTATCTGCGATGACAAAGAACCTGGTACTAGAAATGTCGTTGGGGCTATGCTTGATCAGCAACAGCTAAACCAA AACATTGCAGATCGATATAACGAGACCTCATCAACAAAACCTGTGTCACAAGCAGTCAATCTCACTCAAATACAACACAAGGGTAAGAAGCCTGCCAATCAATCACCGTCTGAGAAACAGCCTCAAAGAATTGGCAGTTCAAAAGATATGGCGATTTTGTTAAGCTCGGAAAGAGTTGATGCTCTAACAAAGAATCTGTCAGAACCTAATCTAAGGGAATATGGTCTTCAATATTCTGAGAAGAAGAGCACACTGGGTAGGACTCCAAGTAACGTGAGGAAAATGATTAGTGCTTTTGAAGGTGGTCTGCCTAAG GATATGAAATCACATATTAAACCACCTCCAACAAAGTATCAAGCGAGTACAACTGATACCGAAGAAACTTCCAAGGCTCGGCACTCGGAGATAGATAAGTCATGGAACACAAAGCCAGAAAACTTCTTAGAAGAAGGGGAGAAAAGTTCCTCTCTGGTACGGAACATGCAAAAAGCCCCAGTACATTTTGGAGAAAGTAGAGATCACATGAAGCAGCTTAATAATGTATCACCTGAGGAAACCCAGCAGTTGAAGGAGTTGAGCACCATAAAGACCCTAAACAAACAAACAGTTTCAAATGACAGAAAAAGATTCAAAGTATCATACAATACAgataaagaagaagagaaaagtgACAAAGTTTTGATGAGAACATCTGCATTTGAAACAGTTACAATGTCAGGAACGATGCCTGAGAAGCATTCACCTCAAAAATTGGATTCGGTTGCGCACTTTGGTGACAAGTATCACTCTTTTGAAAGTTCTGGAGTCTGGATATTTCCAGAAGAACCAAAAAAGATTTGTATAACAACTAGTAGTAAAAATGTAATGGACAGAGTGGAAAGTCAGGCTACAAAGCGCTTAAGCCATCAAAGAAGTTTGGAATCctcaaaaatagaaaacattgAAAAG AATGCAGCACACGCTGGCACTAGAACTGAGGGGAGCAAGTATGAAAAAATACAGGAAATTGAAGATTCAAAGACCAAGACTTCTGATGATAATGGAGATGATGATTCTGGAGGGCCAATTCATCAG GTACTTAAAATTGCAATCATGGTCGGGTTTGGGATACTTGTTCTCCTTACCAGACAGAGAAAAAGaag AACGAAGGAGAAGACGACCTGA
- the LOC130726851 gene encoding xyloglucan endotransglucosylase protein 7-like: MTNYKFLIWFLFLVATAFVGVTYAGNFYQDFETTWGDNRAKILENGNLLTLSLDKASGSGFRSKNEYLFGKFDLKLKLVPGNSAGTVTTYYLSSLGSTHDEIDFEFLGNLSGDPYILHTNVFAQGKGNKEQQFYLWFDPTKDFHTYSILWNPQSIIFSVDGTPIREFKNLASKGVSFPKSQAMRMYSSLWNADDWATRGGLVKTDWTQAPFTASYRNFNAQACVWSSSSGSSCSSSKKSPSSSSSSSSSQSWLRESLDANGQAKIRWAQKNYMIYNYCTDTKRFPQGSPPECSFA; this comes from the exons ATGACAAATTATAAGTTCcttatttggtttcttttcCTTGTAGCCACCGCCTTTGTGGGGGTGACTTATGCTGGTAACTTTTACCAAGACTTTGAAACAACATGGGGTGATAACCGTGCCAAAATCCTTGAAAATGGGAACCTTCTCACCCTCTCCCTGGACAAAGCCTCAGGTTCTGGCTTTCGTTCCAAGAATGAATACTTGTTTGGAAAATTTGACTTGAAGCTCAAACTTGTGCCTGGTAACTCAGCTGGCACCGTCACAACCTATTAT CTATCTTCTCTGGGGTCTACTCATGATGAAATAGATTTTGAATTTCTGGGTAACTTGAGTGGTGATCCATACATTCTTCACACGAATGTATTCGCACAAGGGAAAGGAAACAAAGAGCAACAGTTCTACCTGTGGTTCGACCCCACCAAGGACTTCCACACATATTCCATTCTATGGAATCCTCAAAGCATCAT ATTCTCTGTGGATGGGACACCAATAAGGGAGTTCAAGAATTTGGCCTCAAAGGGTGTTTCTTTTCCAAAGAGCCAAGCCATGAGGATGTACTCTAGCCTATGGAACGCTGATGATTGGGCCACACGGGGTGGGCTTGTGAAGACGGATTGGACCCAAGCTCCATTCACGGCCTCATACAGAAACTTCAATGCTCAAGCTTGTGTTTGGAGTTCTTCTTCAGGGtcctcttgttcttcttccaagaaatctccatcatcatcatcatcaagttCTTCAAGCCAATCATGGCTGAGAGAGTCGCTGGATGCAAACGGGCAAGCCAAGATTCGCTGGGCGCAAAAAAACTACATGATTTACAACTACTGCACCGATACTAAACGTTTCCCACAAGGATCTCCTCCTGAGTGCTCTTTTGCATGA